A genomic stretch from Arachis stenosperma cultivar V10309 chromosome 3, arast.V10309.gnm1.PFL2, whole genome shotgun sequence includes:
- the LOC130969441 gene encoding transcription factor MYB53-like yields the protein MGRSRSGYDESGLKKGPWTAEEDRILVDYINKNGHGSNWRALPKIAGLNRCGKSCRLRWTNYLRPDIKRGKFSQEEEKLIINLHQLLGNKWSAIASHLPGRTDNEIKNFWNTNLRKKLLRMGLDPVTHRPRLDHNHNHNQLLSNLQHLLLVANILNNNNNNNNALLSTLLINSDHAKLQILQNMLQILAATTTTNNNNLALNLEPILNHQQFGPLTSSSSSSSVPNGFYESLGLNESMLQNLICSNDSFPCQNQPNFQNFEVPPHDDNVNNNNEKVVVDGTNSSSPTTPLNCYSSLPNLVSASSPHHECSNKVNNNNNNNNNNSPTSTNNFEMWADFMYEEASDAYWKHIIDQESNQP from the exons ATGGGGAGATCACGAAGTGGTTATGATGAGAGTGGGTTGAAGAAAGGTCCATGGACAGCGGAAGAGGATAGAATATTGGTGGATTACATAAACAAAAACGGCCATGGAAGTAATTGGCGAGCGCTTCCTAAGATTGCAGGTTTAAACAGATGTGGAAAGAGTTGCAGGCTGAGGTGGACTAACTACCTCAGGCCTGATATCAAGAGAGGAAAATTCTCTCAAGAAGAAGAGAAACTCATCATCAACTTACATCAACTTCTTGGCAATAA GTGGTCAGCAATAGCAAGTCATCTACCAGGAAGAACTGACAATGAAATCAAGAATTTCTGGAACACTAATCTTAGAAAGAAGCTTCTAAGAATGGGGTTAGATCCAGTGACTCATCGTCCAAGATTagatcataatcataatcataatcaacTTCTTTCCAATCTTCAACACTTGCTTCTTGTTGCAAACATTctcaacaataacaacaacaataataatgctCTATTAAGTACTCTTCTTATTAACTCTGATCATGCCAAACTCCAAATCCTCCAAAACATGCTTCAAATCCTTGctgctactactactactaataataataatcttgCACTAAACTTGGAGCCAATACTTAATCATCAACAATTTGGTCCATTaacctcatcatcatcatcatcatcagttCCAAATGGTTTTTATGAATCTTTAGGGTTGAATGAATCTATGCTCCAAAACCTTATTTGCAGTAATGATTCTTTTCCTTGTCAAAATCAGCCCAATTTCCAAAACTTTGAAGTTCCTCCTCATGATGATaatgttaataataataatgagaaAGTTGTTGTTGATGGCacaaattcttcttctcctacaACACCATTGAATTGTTATTCATCACTTCCAAATCTGGTTTCAGCCTCATCACCTCATCATGAATGTTCCAACaaagtaaataataataataataataataataataattctccAACTTCAACCAACAACTTTGAAATGTGGGCAGATTTCATGTATGAGGAAGCAAGTGATGCTTATTGGAAACACATCATAGA TCAAGAATCTAACCAGCCATAG
- the LOC130968736 gene encoding WEB family protein At3g02930, chloroplastic-like → MASKATKSNLSETPNKTSLATPRGSKLSRGVSKSESESPSPLQNLRHSIERSPRSVNSKPAATPDRKSPKPASNPPDKQPTRAAKGSELQNQLNLVQEDLKKAKEQLIHAEKEKLKVINELKEAQRLAEEANEKLREALVAQKRAEEESEIEKFRAVELEQAGIESAQKKEEEWQKEIENVKSQHALDVAALLSTTEELQRVKQELAMTCDAKNQALNHADDATKIAEIHAEKAEILSAELTRLKALLDLKQETEASESNTILKLKAEVEALKQELAKAEDYDEKLAEKETTIEQLNVELEAARMAESYAHSVLEEWTKKVEELEMRVQEANKLEKSASESLENVMKQLEGSNDLLHEAESEVAALKEKVGLLEMTVGRQKADLEDSEHRINVAKEESLEMTHKVEALKSELETVKEEKIQALNNEKLAAASVQTLLEEKNQLINDLENSRDEEEKCKKAMESLTSALHEVSAEAREAKEKLLSSQAEHESYETQLEDLKSVLKATNEKYESMLDDARREIDVLTCNVENSKNDFENSRAEWKEREHQLVGCLKKTEEENSSLGKEINRLALLLKDTEDEASASREEEAQLKENLKEVEAEAINLQEALKEATAENVKLKENLLDKENELQSIIQENDELRTKEAESIKKVEELSKLLEEITARNHTEENGDLTDSEKDYDLLPKVVEFSEENGHGGEDVLKVEDSANQEVLKQGFQEETIPVNDKAEKIESPKHENGNGKLKEDYASKENDNSVEVEHKMWESCKIEKKELSPERDPEPESFEEEADSKAEAGESFDNINGSSIAENNDDGGTSPSKQQQQLKKKKKPLLGKFGSLLKKKGSSNQK, encoded by the exons ATGGCTTCAAAAGCTACTAA ATCCAATTTGTCTGAAACTCCCAACAAAACATCACTAGCAACTCCAAGAGGCAGCAAACTTAGCAGAGGAGTGTCCAAATCGGAATCCGAATCACCATCACCCTTGCAAAATCTGCGCCATTCCATTGAACGATCGCCGCGATCTGTGAATTCAAAGCCTGCTGCTACTCCTGATCGGAAATCACCAAAGCCTGCCTCCAACCCACCTGAT AAACAACCAACAAGAGCTGCAAAGGGTTCAGAATTGCAGAACCAGTTGAATCTTGTTCAGGAGGATCTAAAGAAAGCGAAGGAGCAGCTCATTCACGCTGAGAAAGAGAAGCTTAAAGTAATTAATGAGTTGAAAGAAGCACAGAGATTAGCTGAGGAAGCAAATGAGAAACTCAGGGAAGCATTGGTGGCTCAAAAGCGGGCTGAGGAGGAATCTGAGATTGAGAAGTTCCGAGCTGTTGAATTGGAGCAGGCTGGAATTGAATCTGCccagaagaaggaagaagaatggCAGAAAGAGATTGAAAATGTAAAGAGCCAGCATGCTTTGGATGTTGCTGCTCTTCTCTCCACCACCGAGGAGCTCCAGCGTGTTAAGCAAGAACTCGCCATGACTTGTGATGCAAAGAACCAGGCACTGAACCATGCTGATGATGCAACTAAGATTGCTGAGATTCATGCCGAGAAGGCAGAGATTCTTTCAGCTGAACTGACTCGGTTGAAGGCATTACTTGATTTGAAACAGGAAACAGAGGCCAGTGAGAGTAATACTATATTGAAGCTGAAAGCAGAGGTAGAAGCTCTTAAGCAAGAACTTGCAAAGGCCGAGGATTATGATGAGAAGTtggcagagaaagaaactactATCGAACAGCTCAATGTAGAGCTTGAGGCCGCAAGGATGGCTGAATCATATGCTCATAGTGTGTTGGAGGAGTGGACGAAGAAGGTTGAGGAACTAGAGATGAGGGTTCAAGAAGCAAATAAGTTGGAAAAATCTGCATCGGAATCTTTGGAAAATGTCATGAAACAGCTAGAAGGAAGCAATGATTTGTTGCATGAAGCAGAATCTGAAGTTGCGGCTCTTAAAGAGAAGGTAGGATTGTTAGAAATGACTGTTGGGAGACAAAAGGCAGATCTTGAGGATTCAGAGCATCGGATTAATGTGGCCAAGGAAGAAAGTCTTGAAATGACACACAAGGTTGAAGCTCTCAAATCCGAACTTGAGACAGTTAAGGAAGAGAAGATTCAGGCTTTGAACAATGAAAAGCTTGCAGCTGCTAGCGTGCAGACCCTACTTGAAGAGAAAAATCAACTTATCAATGATTTGGAGAATTCTAgggatgaagaagaaaagtgcAAAAAGGCAATGGAAAGCTTAACTTCTGCATTACATGAAGTATCTGCAGAGGCTAGAGAAGCCAAAGAGAAGCTATTGAGCAGCCAAGCGGAACATGAAAGTTACGAGACCCAGCTTGAAGATTTAAAGTCAGTTTTAAAAGCTACCAATGAAAAATATGAATCCATGCTTGATGATGCACGGCGTGAGATTGATGTTCTTACTTGTAATGTCGAAAATTCTAAGAATGACTTTGAGAACTCCAGAGCCGAGTGGAAAGAGAGAGAACATCAACTAGTCGGCTGCTTAAAGAAAACCGAAGAAGAGAATTCGTCCTTGggaaaagaaataaatagaTTGGCTCTCTTGCTCAAAGATACCGAGGATGAAGCTAGTGCCAGCAGGGAGGAAGAAGCTCAGTTGAAGGAAAATCTGAAGGAAGTTGAGGCTGAGGCAATTAACTTGCAGGAAGCTCTTAAAGAAGCAACGGCCGAGAACGTGAAATTGAAGGAGAATTTATTGGATAAAGAAAATGAATTGCAGAGTATTATTCAAGAAAATGATGAACTCCGCACTAAGGAAGCTGAATCTATTAAGAAGGTGGAGGAGTTATCTAAGCTACTGGAAGAAATAACAGCCAGAAACCACACTGAGGAAAACGGGGATCTCACAGACAGTGAGAAGGATTATGATTTGCTTCCTAAGGTGGTTGAATTTTCCGAAGAGAATGGGCATGGAGGAGAAGACGTATTGAAGGTAGAAGATTCAGCAAATCAAGAAGTGCTCAAACAAGGCTTTCAAGAAGAGACTATTCCTGTGAATGATAAGGCTGAAAAGATAGAATCTCCCAAACATGAGAATGGGAATGGAAAACTGAAGGAAGATTATGCTAGTAAGGAAAATGATAATTCAGTAGAAGTTGAACATAAAATGTGGGAGAGCTGCAAGATAGAGAAAAAGGAGTTGTCGCCAGAGAGGGATCCAGAGCCCGAGTCCTTTGAAGAAGAAGCCGATTCCAAGGCAGAAGCCGGCGAGAGCTTTGATAACATAAACGGTTCATCCATAGCCGAGAACAATGACGATGGCGGGACCTCTCCTTCCAAGCAGCAACAACagttgaagaaaaagaagaagcctTTGCTTGGCAAGTTTGGAAGCCTGCTCAAGAAAAAGGGTTCAAGCAACCAGAAATAG
- the LOC130970466 gene encoding uncharacterized protein LOC130970466, translating into MEKKESWKICKRCKETYDPSSNTSSSCRFHPSFFVCRRHDDQKRYYELGPNDPPYAAKFYDCCGAEDPEASGCTTNFHVSYDDD; encoded by the exons atggAGAAGAAGGAATCATGGAAGATATGCAAGAGATGCAAGGAAACTTATGATCCATCTTCCAACACCTCTTCTTCTTGCCGCTTCCACCCTTCTTTCTTCGTCTGTCGCCGTCACGACGACCAGAAAAG GTACTATGAATTGGGACCCAATGATCCACCATATGCTGCCAAATTCTATGACTGCTGTGGGGCTGAGGACCCTGAGGCTTCTGGCTGCACCACCAACTTTCATGTCTCTTATGATGATGATTGA
- the LOC130970465 gene encoding uncharacterized protein LOC130970465 has translation MSINSLILTTHQSFNLCLKIRQPTFSTSRHILLISTKFRSPHFFACSSTNNGSEPIVIQNDTFQFHTQVGTPKVPSFSSPVPKFSLSDQAFFLLAFIACTTSVAFTSLVFAAVPTLVAMRNAAISLSKLADTAREELPSTMAAVRLSGMEISDLTLELSDLSQEITEGINKSTQALQAAEAGIRNIGSIAQQQTMSMIQERASLPIISLQPAVAGAARKTSRAVGRATKSLIKIISGKGEVTAEYDEDDITYM, from the exons ATGTCCATAAACTCTCTCATCTTAACCACACACCAAAGTTTCAATCTTTGCCTCAAAATCAGACAACCCACTTTTTCCACTTCGCGCCATATCCTTCTCATCTCAACCAAATTCAGGTCACCGCACTTCTTTGCATGTTCTTCAACAAATAATGGATCCGAACCCATTGTTATTCAGAATGATACCTTTCAATTTCACACCCAAGTGGGTACCCCCAAAGTTCCCTCCTTTTCTTCTCCAGTTCCCAAGTTCAGTTTGAGTGACCAAGCTTTCTTTCTCCTCGCATTCATTGCCTGCACG ACCTCTGTGGCATTCACTAGCCTTGTTTTTGCTGCTGTTCCCACTCTAGTT GCAATGAGAAATGCTGCGATATCCCTTTCGAAGCTAGCAGATACTGCTAGAGAGGAACTCCCGAGTACCATGGCTGCTGTTAGGCTTTCGGGGATGGAAATTAGTGATCTGACACTAGAACTGAGTGATCTAAG CCAGGAAATAACAGAGGGAATAAACAAGTCAACTCAAGCTTTGCAAGCCGCAGAAGCTGGAATTCGGAACATTGGTTCAATAGCACAACAGCAAACCATGT CAATGATTCAAGAAAGGGCAAGCTTGCCCATAATATCTTTGCAACCTGCTGTTGCTGGAGCTGCAAGGAAGACGTCGAGAGCGGTCGGGCGAGCCACAAAGAGCCTGATCAAAATCATATCAGGAAAGGGAGAAGTCACAGCTGAATATGATGAAGATGACATAACTTACATGTGA
- the LOC130965369 gene encoding uncharacterized protein LOC130965369, with amino-acid sequence MMYLKKPLWSQGKPEPDAKTTTTATADRGGAVEELVDSLQQQRVYREVTLALRTGLRDARAEFSFLRVRGLRNILKFLRSVAESDSTIDLFNRTQSIPQLQVVPVLFEHCLRETGDYENENRVRDLNHIFGVEPLKLTSPATDAEVALALRVLEGCCLLHPQSTALAHQHNAIPVLMNILSTRGVLEQGACLDALISLMVDSSSNQMDFEKCSGIMEVADLIRDKQVDENLRLKCGEFLLLLIGHVNGRDAPPLATIHEDTRHLLGEKSASLIWAASQFGSTLDPEQRLTALQIQARRVLESLDLY; translated from the exons ATGATGTACTTGAAGAAGCCCTTGTGGAGCCAAGGGAAACCCGAACCGGATGCTAAGACGACGACGACGGCGACGGCGGATCGCGGCGGCGCCGTGGAGGAGCTGGTGGATTCGTTGCAGCAGCAGAGAGTGTACAGAGAAGTTACATTGGCTCTTCGAACAGGACTCAGAGACGCGCGTGCTGAGTTCTCGTTCCTCCGTGTGCGTGGCCTCCGTAACATCCTCAAGTTCCTCCGATCCGTCGCTGAATCTGATTCCACCATTGACCTCTTCAATAGAACACAATCCATTCCCCAATTGCAAG TGGTTCCGGTTTTGTTTGAGCATTGTTTGAGAGAGACAGGGGATTATGAGAATGAGAATAGGGTGAGAGATTTGAATCATATATTTGGTGTTGAGCCTCTGAAGCTGACGAGTCCAGCTACTGATGCTGAAGTTGCACTTGCACTGAGGGTATTGGAAGGTTGTTGCTTGCTTCATCCGCAGAGTACAGCGCTTGCACACCAACACAATGCTATTCCG GTTTTAATGAATATATTATCCACTCGCGGAGTACTTGAGCAAGGTGCATGCTTAGATGCTCTAATCTCATTGATGGTGGATTCATCATCTAATCAAATG gattttgaGAAATGTAGTGGTATTATGGAAGTTGCTGACCTTATCAGGGACAAACAAGTGGATGAGAATCTCAG GTTAAAATGTGGAGAGTTTCTGTTGCTGCTCATTGGACATGTCAATGGAAGAGATGCTCCTCCTTTGGCAACTATACATGAAGATACAAGGCATCTACTTGGGGAGAAATCAGCCTCCTTGATATGGGCAGCTAGTCAGTTCGGCTCGACGCTGGATCCTGAGCAGAGGCTAACTGCTCTGCAAATCCAAGCTCGTAGGGTCCTTGAATCATTGGATTTGTACTGA
- the LOC130968762 gene encoding uncharacterized protein LOC130968762: MSLSLRLSSSFLPQIPTPPSFLCFVPPKFQNGHFLICRYRRRQPSPLTLRCFSTSKEEHDNQRMKGPQMDDEEEEEDKAIASLVLPERWDVLGLGQAMVDFSGIVDDEFLNKLGLEKGTRKVVNHEERGRVLQAMDGCTYKAAAGGSLSNSLVALARLGSRSARTPAINVAMAGSVGSDVLGGFYREKLRRANVQFLSEPIKDGTTGTVIVLTTPDAQRTMLAYQGTSSTVNYDKILANAVTKTNILVVEGYLFELPDTIRAITEACQKARSNGALVAVTASDVSCIERHFDDFWEIIGNHADLIFANSDEARALCNFDTKESSASVTRYLSHFVPLVSVTDGHRGSYISLKGEAVYIPPSPCVPVDTCGAGDAYACGILYGVLRGISDLKSIGSIAAKVAATVVGQQGTRLRVSDAVKLAESFTFHTSTIGSDIGTDHISSV, encoded by the exons ATGTCTCTGTCTCTGcgtttatcttcttcttttcttccccaaattcCAACTCCTCCTTCTTTCTTATGTTTTGTTCCTCCCAAGTTCCAAAATGGCCATTTCCTTATCTGCCGCTACAGGCGCAGACAACCCTCCCCTTTAACCCTACGTTGCTTTTCCACCTCTAAAGAAGAACATGATAATCAACGAATGAAGGGTCCTCAAATGGAtgatgaagaagaggaagaagacaaAGCTATTGCTTCGTTGGTTTTGCCTGAAAGATGGGATGTTTTGGGACTTGGTCAAGCCATG GTAGACTTCTCGGGTATAGTAGATGACGAGTTCCTTAACAAGTTGGGATTGGAGAAGGGAACGCGCAAGGTTGTGAATCACGAGGAAAGGGGTAGAGTCTTGCAGGCTATGGATGGTTGCACCTATAAAGCAGCTGCTGGTGGATCTCTTTCTAATAGCTTGGTTGCCCTCGCCAGGCTTGGAAGTCGTTCCGCCAGGACTCCTGCCATAAACGTGGCAATGGCTGGCAGTGTAGGAAGTGATGTCTTGGGTGGCTTCTACAG GGAAAAATTACGGCGAGCAAATGTGCAATTTCTTTCTGAGCCTATCAAGGATGGAACTACCGGAACGGTTATAGTTCTCACAACACCAGATGCTCAACGCACAATGCTTGCATATCAG GGTACATCATCAACTGTTAACTATGACAAAATCTTGGCTAATGCGGTTACCAAGACCAACATACTTGTTGTTGAAGGGTATCTATTTGAACTACCCGATACTATTAGAGCAATAACAGAAGCATGTCAGAAAGCTCGCAGTAACGGTGCCTTAGTTGCAGTAACAGCTTCAGATGTCTCCTGCATTGAGAGACACTTTGATGATTTCTG GGAAATTATCGGGAATCATGCGGATTTAATCTTCGCAAACAGTGATGAGGCCAGAGCGCTCTGCAATTTCGACACAAAGGAAAGCTCTGCTTCGGTTACAAGGTATCTGAGCCACTTTGTTCCGCTAGTATCGGTAACTGACGGTCATAGAGGCTCCTACATCAGTCTAAAGGGTGAAGCCGTATACATTCCCCCGTCTCCATGTGTTCCAGTAGATACCTGTGGTGCTGGAGATGCATATGCATGCGGCATACTTTATGGTGTTCTAAGAGGCATATCTGATTTGAAAAGCATAGGTTCAATAGCAGCTAAGGTTGCAGCCACTGTTGTAGGTCAACAAGGAACAAGGCTTAGAGTTTCAGATGCAGTGAAATTGGCTGAATCTTTCACATTTCATACATCTACTATTGGATCAGATATTGGCACTGATCACATTTCTAGTGTCTAA